From the genome of Gilliamella sp. wkB7, one region includes:
- a CDS encoding YgjV family protein: MDNLNFLYQFVGSDFIDRYTTLPQLIGILGYLVGISAFLQRSDNAFRWQLTIVNVIMTLHFYLLGPESYPAAILNIVNIFRNVASNYTKNMLAMLFFIALMWIFYFLTTPDPTQFIHYLSVIGTTLVTIALFRLQQQKMRLLILMSSILWIIYSLWIGSLGSLAIEVTFAIINIITIIKLSKKQTA, encoded by the coding sequence ATGGATAATCTAAACTTTTTATATCAATTCGTGGGTTCAGATTTTATTGATAGATATACTACTTTACCTCAATTAATTGGTATTTTAGGTTATCTTGTAGGTATCAGTGCTTTTTTACAACGTAGCGATAATGCTTTTCGTTGGCAGTTAACAATCGTTAATGTAATTATGACTTTGCACTTTTACTTATTGGGTCCGGAGTCTTATCCGGCAGCAATTCTTAATATAGTAAATATATTTAGAAATGTTGCTTCGAATTACACAAAAAATATGTTAGCAATGTTATTTTTTATTGCTTTAATGTGGATATTTTATTTTCTTACTACTCCAGATCCGACACAATTTATACATTATTTATCTGTTATTGGTACGACATTAGTTACCATTGCATTATTTCGTTTACAACAACAGAAAATGCGACTACTTATATTGATGAGCAGTATTTTATGGATTATTTATAGTTTATGGATAGGCTCTTTAGGAAGTCTGGCTATAGAAGTAACATTTGCCATAATTAATATTATTACAATTATCAAATTATCTAAAAAACAAACTGCGTGA
- the rppH gene encoding RNA pyrophosphohydrolase, with the protein MIDNDGYRPNVGIVICNRYGQVLWARRYGQNSWQFPQGGIKLNETPEQAMFRELNEEVGLLPQDVKILSVTNGWLRYKLPKRMIRWENQPVCIGQKQKWFLLELISDTSVINLNKSSTPEFDDWKWVSYWYPIRQVIAFKRDVYRKAMKEFSLPVFSIQSEAEAPIANVSKKKRFNFFAHKRKNKQCIKK; encoded by the coding sequence GTGATTGATAATGATGGCTACCGTCCAAATGTAGGAATAGTTATTTGTAACAGGTATGGTCAAGTACTTTGGGCTCGTCGTTATGGACAAAATTCTTGGCAGTTTCCTCAGGGCGGAATAAAACTAAACGAAACGCCTGAGCAGGCAATGTTTCGTGAATTAAACGAAGAAGTAGGATTATTACCTCAAGATGTAAAGATTCTATCCGTTACTAACGGTTGGTTGCGATATAAATTACCTAAACGAATGATACGTTGGGAAAATCAACCCGTTTGTATTGGTCAAAAACAGAAATGGTTTTTATTAGAATTGATATCTGATACATCGGTAATTAATCTCAATAAGTCTTCAACTCCTGAATTTGATGATTGGAAGTGGGTTAGTTATTGGTATCCTATTCGTCAGGTTATTGCTTTTAAACGCGATGTTTATCGAAAAGCAATGAAAGAATTTTCATTGCCAGTATTTAGCATCCAATCCGAGGCGGAAGCACCAATAGCAAATGTTTCTAAAAAGAAACGATTTAATTTCTTTGCTCATAAACGAAAAAATAAACAGTGTATTAAAAAATGA
- the lgt gene encoding prolipoprotein diacylglyceryl transferase: MNQYLQFPNFNPIAFSLGPISLHWYGAMYLFGVLGALYLAKRRANKPNSQWTTQQVENLLFWGFLGLFIGGRLGYILFYNFNVFIKDPVILFKVWEGGMSFHGGLIGAICVIAIFAKMNHKTFMQVADFVAPLVPIGLMFGRFGNFINGELWGRVTQSHIGMLFPTSSHADFMFVQTHPEWLSLYTSLNGILPRHPSQLYEMMFEGIVLFIILNLFIRKNRPTGAVSGLFLLCYGLFRFVIEFFRQPDEQLGLFFNIISMGQILCLPMIFAGILFLFYTYRVNKKATTR, encoded by the coding sequence ATGAATCAATACTTACAATTTCCTAACTTCAATCCAATTGCTTTTTCACTTGGCCCTATATCGCTTCATTGGTATGGTGCAATGTACTTATTTGGAGTGCTTGGGGCGCTTTATTTAGCCAAACGAAGAGCAAATAAACCTAATAGCCAATGGACAACACAACAAGTTGAGAATTTGCTATTCTGGGGTTTTTTAGGGCTTTTTATAGGTGGACGATTAGGCTATATCCTTTTTTATAATTTTAACGTTTTTATCAAAGACCCAGTGATATTGTTTAAAGTCTGGGAAGGCGGTATGTCATTCCATGGCGGTCTAATCGGTGCAATTTGTGTTATTGCTATTTTCGCAAAAATGAACCATAAAACCTTTATGCAAGTGGCTGATTTTGTCGCTCCTTTAGTACCTATTGGTTTAATGTTTGGACGATTTGGTAATTTTATTAATGGTGAACTTTGGGGACGTGTGACTCAATCTCATATTGGTATGTTATTTCCGACTTCCTCTCATGCTGATTTTATGTTTGTACAAACACATCCTGAATGGTTATCGCTCTATACTTCTCTTAATGGCATTTTACCAAGGCATCCTTCACAGCTTTATGAAATGATGTTTGAAGGAATTGTTCTATTTATCATTTTGAATTTGTTCATTCGTAAAAACAGACCAACTGGCGCTGTTTCAGGATTATTTTTGCTTTGTTATGGTTTATTTCGATTTGTAATCGAATTCTTTAGACAACCCGATGAGCAACTAGGACTATTTTTTAATATCATTAGTATGGGGCAAATTTTATGCCTACCAATGATTTTTGCTGGTATTTTATTTCTTTTTTATACATATAGAGTTAACAAAAAGGCGACAACACGATGA
- the thyA gene encoding thymidylate synthase has protein sequence MKQYLALMQKILAEGSPKSDRTGTGTLSIFGHQMRFNLQDGFPLVTTKKCHLRSIIHELLWFLKGDTNIKYLKDNKVTIWDEWADENGDLGPVYGKQWRAWTAPNGQHIDQISQLIDQIKNDPDSRRLIISAWNVGELDQMALAPCHAFFQFYVVDGKLSCQLYQRSCDVFLGLPFNIASYSLLIHMIAQQCNLDVGDFVWTGGDTHLYSNHLEQTHLQLSRTPRVLPKLVIRRKPPTIFDYEFEDFEIIDYDPYPAIKAPVAV, from the coding sequence ATGAAACAGTATTTAGCACTTATGCAAAAGATTTTAGCTGAAGGTTCGCCTAAGTCAGATCGAACAGGAACTGGAACATTATCCATTTTTGGTCATCAAATGCGCTTTAATCTACAGGATGGATTTCCATTAGTCACTACAAAAAAATGCCATTTACGTTCAATTATTCATGAATTACTTTGGTTTTTAAAAGGTGATACAAATATTAAATATTTAAAAGATAATAAAGTGACCATTTGGGATGAATGGGCTGATGAGAATGGTGATTTAGGTCCTGTTTATGGAAAACAGTGGCGAGCGTGGACAGCACCAAATGGCCAGCATATTGATCAAATATCGCAATTAATTGATCAAATCAAAAATGATCCTGATTCAAGACGCCTAATAATTTCTGCTTGGAATGTTGGAGAATTAGACCAAATGGCGTTAGCTCCCTGTCATGCATTTTTTCAATTTTATGTAGTGGATGGAAAGCTTTCTTGCCAGCTTTACCAACGTTCTTGTGATGTGTTTTTAGGGTTACCATTTAATATTGCTAGCTATTCGTTATTAATTCATATGATTGCTCAACAATGCAATTTAGATGTGGGTGATTTTGTTTGGACTGGTGGTGATACGCACTTATATTCAAACCATTTGGAACAAACTCATTTACAATTGAGTCGAACGCCTAGAGTACTACCAAAACTTGTTATTAGACGTAAACCCCCAACAATTTTTGATTATGAGTTTGAGGACTTTGAAATTATTGACTATGATCCTTATCCTGCAATCAAAGCACCCGTTGCGGTTTAA
- the lpxL gene encoding LpxL/LpxP family Kdo(2)-lipid IV(A) lauroyl/palmitoleoyl acyltransferase, producing the protein MSQNQEIRPIFTKRLLHPRYWLTWFGIGILYLIVLLPYPVIYQLGKSLGLLSMKLIGKRKETARQNLKLCFPEKSQLERDQLLRGNFISTGLAIFETGIAWFWSDKRLAKHSSIVGDQYIKNIQQSGQGVLLIGIHFLTLELGARILGMSHPGVGVYRPNDNLVMDYVQLKGRLKSNKYMLDRYNTKGMIRALKNGELLWYAPDHDYGPKNSVFAPLFSVEKAATTIGTRILVKLGQPGIIPFTPKREENGHYTVYVTPALEGYPIDDDVLAATFMNKAIEQEILKAPEQYMWLHRRFKTRPKGEAPLYTNDVQSD; encoded by the coding sequence ATGAGTCAAAATCAGGAAATTCGTCCTATCTTTACTAAACGCCTACTACACCCTCGTTACTGGTTAACGTGGTTTGGTATTGGTATCTTATATTTAATCGTTTTATTACCCTATCCAGTAATTTATCAATTAGGAAAAAGTTTAGGGTTGCTCTCAATGAAATTAATTGGTAAACGTAAAGAGACAGCAAGACAAAACCTTAAACTTTGCTTTCCTGAAAAATCACAGCTTGAACGTGATCAACTGTTGCGGGGCAATTTTATTTCTACAGGATTGGCTATTTTCGAAACAGGGATAGCTTGGTTCTGGTCTGACAAAAGATTAGCTAAACATTCATCTATTGTCGGGGACCAATATATCAAAAATATACAGCAATCAGGTCAAGGTGTTTTACTTATTGGAATTCATTTTTTAACATTAGAATTAGGGGCGCGCATTTTAGGAATGAGTCATCCCGGTGTAGGTGTTTATCGACCAAATGATAATCTGGTAATGGATTATGTTCAGCTTAAAGGTAGACTCAAATCTAATAAATACATGTTAGATCGCTATAATACTAAAGGTATGATCCGTGCATTAAAAAATGGTGAGTTACTTTGGTATGCTCCTGATCATGATTATGGACCTAAAAATAGTGTCTTTGCCCCATTATTTTCAGTAGAAAAAGCAGCAACGACGATAGGTACACGTATATTGGTTAAATTAGGCCAACCCGGCATTATTCCATTTACACCTAAGCGTGAGGAAAATGGTCATTATACCGTTTATGTAACACCGGCGCTTGAAGGTTATCCTATTGATGATGATGTATTAGCTGCAACTTTTATGAATAAAGCTATTGAACAAGAAATTTTAAAAGCTCCAGAACAATATATGTGGTTACACCGACGATTTAAAACCCGTCCTAAGGGGGAAGCTCCTTTATATACTAATGATGTTCAATCTGACTAA
- the rlmM gene encoding 23S rRNA (cytidine(2498)-2'-O)-methyltransferase RlmM yields the protein MQKLNKIILYCRCGFEKECAAEITDRAAQLEIFGFAKVIENSGYVTFECYQDDQATILIKKLPFRTLIFARQMFVSGDLLTDLPANDRITRIINALSGLIDNAGDVRVEVADTNEGKELAGFCRKFTVPLRQALRSKRILLKVENPKKPVIHLFFTSSNSCYVGYSLSQNNSPFYMGIPRLKFPADAPSRSTLKLEEAFHIFIPYEEWDERLKGGLNAVDLGACPGGWTYQLVKRSMMVYAIDNGPMNNKLMETGQVKHYREDGFKFTPKKHNIYWLVCDMVEKPTKVTQLIAKWLINGWCRETIFNLKLPMKKRYEEVKQNIKLLNDELNNNQINVQIQAKQLYHDREEITVHVQRIWG from the coding sequence ATGCAAAAACTAAATAAAATTATTCTATACTGTCGCTGTGGATTTGAAAAAGAATGTGCTGCTGAAATCACAGATAGAGCTGCACAACTGGAAATATTTGGTTTTGCCAAAGTTATAGAAAATAGTGGTTATGTCACTTTTGAATGTTATCAAGACGATCAAGCTACAATACTGATAAAAAAACTTCCGTTTCGTACTCTAATCTTTGCTAGACAGATGTTTGTATCAGGTGATTTATTGACTGATCTACCAGCCAATGATCGGATCACTCGAATAATTAATGCATTATCGGGTTTGATAGATAACGCAGGTGATGTGCGCGTAGAAGTTGCTGATACCAATGAAGGTAAAGAACTAGCTGGATTTTGTCGCAAATTTACAGTACCTCTTCGTCAAGCGCTACGAAGCAAACGTATTTTATTAAAAGTTGAAAATCCAAAAAAACCTGTTATTCATCTATTTTTTACAAGTAGTAATAGTTGTTATGTAGGCTATTCATTAAGTCAAAATAACTCACCTTTTTATATGGGGATCCCTAGACTAAAATTTCCAGCTGATGCACCAAGTCGTTCTACATTAAAATTGGAAGAGGCGTTCCATATTTTTATTCCTTATGAAGAGTGGGATGAACGCTTAAAAGGTGGTTTGAATGCAGTTGATTTAGGTGCTTGCCCAGGCGGTTGGACTTATCAACTAGTTAAAAGAAGTATGATGGTTTACGCTATTGATAATGGTCCAATGAATAACAAACTAATGGAAACTGGACAAGTTAAACATTATCGTGAAGATGGCTTTAAATTTACGCCTAAAAAACATAATATTTATTGGTTAGTTTGTGATATGGTTGAAAAACCGACCAAGGTGACGCAATTAATAGCTAAATGGCTGATTAATGGTTGGTGTCGAGAAACCATTTTTAATCTTAAATTACCAATGAAAAAACGGTATGAAGAAGTAAAACAAAATATAAAGTTACTCAATGACGAATTAAATAATAATCAAATCAATGTTCAAATTCAGGCCAAGCAGCTTTATCATGATCGTGAAGAAATTACTGTTCATGTACAACGAATTTGGGGATAG
- a CDS encoding penicillin-binding protein activator produces MNLKIFFYTILMSILLTFLTGCPGNQSQISDYDGTKNSSYYLSLADESSGNAKTNWQLLAIQALIKENKVSQAKDLLSQISSDLNDEQQKEKLLLQGEIAVKLKKPFNIKKLTTDGLTNSQLYRYYSIKLSLDENNRDINGQAHDYIELEKYTPEKQKNQILNNTWKFFSKLNTKQVNTILVYENEVTLQGWINLADAYKSNNIEPKTQEDDTPEIIAEKVQKQNELLKRAVKDWLLQYPDHPAKNIISVLTGEQALNVDDVNAKKVALLLPLTGSSRLFGDTIRQGYFDAIKFFPQEPQQNVVLLDTTSADMDALISQAKEQNVELIVGPLLKDEVIKIKQLAPSLPVLALNKVDNSSVTTNKMCYFALSPEDEAQDAADHIYAQNKLKPLLLVPQNDLGQRVAQSFAKKWSELSSNSSQAYVQYFGNKSTLSSGMNRNIGITLTGTPILTDYTEDQSDNFDAVYIYASYDELTLIKPMIDMAAGKSVGNSSSLMIYTSSKSHVANASDDFNYDMDQTEYAEIPMIVNSSEQMSEIIPNNIQKNYSLLRLYAMGIDAWRLANRFNQMNSNQTDFLNGMTGRLSTKDQCEVTRALSWQQYIHALSQSNSEE; encoded by the coding sequence ATGAATTTAAAAATTTTCTTTTATACAATATTAATGTCTATATTATTGACATTTTTAACTGGATGTCCTGGTAATCAATCTCAAATAAGTGATTATGATGGAACTAAAAATTCTAGTTATTATTTATCTCTAGCGGATGAAAGTTCTGGAAATGCTAAAACCAATTGGCAATTATTAGCTATTCAGGCATTAATTAAAGAAAATAAAGTTTCTCAAGCAAAAGATTTGTTATCTCAAATATCCTCTGATCTTAATGATGAACAACAGAAAGAAAAATTATTGTTGCAAGGTGAAATTGCAGTAAAATTGAAAAAACCATTTAATATTAAAAAGTTAACAACTGATGGGTTAACCAATTCACAATTATACCGTTACTACTCTATTAAATTAAGTTTGGATGAAAACAATAGAGATATCAATGGGCAAGCCCATGATTATATTGAACTAGAAAAATATACGCCAGAAAAACAGAAAAACCAAATATTAAATAATACATGGAAATTTTTTAGTAAATTAAATACCAAACAAGTTAATACCATTTTAGTTTATGAAAATGAAGTAACTTTACAAGGATGGATTAATTTAGCGGATGCTTATAAAAGTAATAATATAGAACCAAAAACACAAGAAGATGATACGCCTGAAATTATTGCAGAGAAAGTACAAAAACAGAACGAATTATTAAAACGGGCGGTAAAAGATTGGTTACTACAATATCCAGATCATCCCGCTAAAAATATTATTTCTGTATTAACAGGAGAACAAGCATTAAATGTTGATGATGTTAATGCTAAAAAAGTGGCATTATTATTACCACTAACAGGATCATCACGTCTTTTTGGTGATACTATTCGACAAGGTTATTTTGATGCAATTAAATTTTTCCCACAAGAACCACAACAAAATGTAGTTTTGCTTGATACAACAAGTGCTGATATGGATGCTCTTATAAGTCAAGCTAAAGAACAAAATGTTGAATTGATCGTTGGTCCTTTACTGAAAGATGAAGTGATTAAGATTAAACAATTAGCACCGTCTTTACCTGTTTTAGCCTTGAATAAAGTGGATAATAGTTCAGTTACAACGAATAAAATGTGTTATTTCGCGTTATCACCAGAAGATGAAGCACAAGATGCAGCAGATCATATTTATGCACAAAACAAATTAAAGCCACTATTGCTGGTACCGCAAAATGATCTCGGTCAACGTGTAGCTCAAAGTTTTGCTAAAAAATGGTCTGAATTATCATCTAATAGTTCACAAGCTTATGTACAATATTTTGGCAATAAAAGTACATTAAGTTCTGGTATGAATCGTAATATAGGAATAACACTTACTGGAACCCCTATTTTAACCGATTATACAGAAGATCAATCAGACAATTTTGACGCTGTCTATATTTATGCTTCATACGATGAATTAACTCTTATAAAACCAATGATTGATATGGCAGCCGGTAAATCAGTAGGTAATTCATCTTCACTTATGATCTACACTAGCTCCAAAAGTCATGTAGCTAATGCTTCGGATGATTTTAATTATGATATGGATCAAACTGAATATGCTGAAATTCCAATGATCGTTAATTCTTCTGAGCAAATGTCAGAAATCATCCCTAATAATATCCAAAAAAATTATTCATTATTGCGTTTATATGCGATGGGGATAGATGCTTGGAGACTTGCAAATCGCTTTAATCAAATGAATTCCAATCAAACTGACTTTTTAAATGGTATGACGGGTAGATTATCGACGAAGGATCAATGTGAAGTCACTCGTGCTTTATCTTGGCAACAATATATTCATGCATTATCCCAATCTAATTCAGAAGAATAA
- a CDS encoding YraN family protein: MHYPNLIQKNNKKIGKHYEDIACQYLLKQGLSFIAQNSQYRLGEIDLIMRDKQCLVFVEVRYRKNANFGNAEMTVTLSKQNKIKQAAQLWMLSENMNIDDTEFRFDIFAITGKNQKWIINAF; this comes from the coding sequence ATGCATTATCCCAATCTAATTCAGAAGAATAACAAAAAAATTGGCAAGCATTACGAAGATATTGCTTGCCAGTATTTACTAAAACAAGGGCTTTCATTTATTGCTCAAAATAGTCAATATCGTTTAGGTGAAATTGATTTAATTATGCGTGATAAACAATGTCTCGTTTTTGTTGAAGTACGTTATAGAAAAAATGCCAATTTTGGTAATGCCGAAATGACCGTAACATTAAGTAAACAAAATAAAATCAAGCAAGCGGCACAACTCTGGATGTTATCAGAAAATATGAATATTGATGATACAGAATTTAGATTTGATATTTTTGCTATTACAGGCAAAAACCAAAAATGGATTATTAATGCGTTTTAA
- a CDS encoding SIS domain-containing protein: protein MQDLIKNYFTESIQTQIVMAESLGSSIEKAASIIVQGLLNGNKIMSCGNGSSAANVQSFTSRLITSINIERPSIPAIALVSDNVLLSAIANHEEVYARQIQALGQQGDILIVLTCQGNSRSIIRAVQEAVIKDMKIVALTAFDGGEVIGLLGQNDIEIRVPSYKKVMAYEMHAMILNCLCQLIENTLFIQHE from the coding sequence GTGCAAGATTTAATAAAAAATTATTTTACTGAAAGTATTCAAACTCAAATTGTAATGGCTGAGTCTTTAGGGTCATCAATTGAAAAAGCGGCAAGCATTATTGTTCAAGGTTTACTCAACGGTAATAAAATTATGAGTTGTGGTAATGGCTCATCAGCGGCAAATGTACAAAGTTTTACTTCTCGATTAATTACCAGTATTAATATAGAAAGACCCAGCATACCCGCTATAGCTTTGGTGTCTGATAATGTATTATTAAGTGCGATCGCCAATCATGAAGAAGTCTATGCTCGCCAGATACAAGCCTTAGGTCAGCAAGGTGATATTTTGATCGTATTGACTTGCCAAGGTAACAGCCGTTCGATTATTCGCGCTGTTCAAGAAGCTGTGATTAAAGATATGAAAATTGTTGCTTTAACTGCTTTTGATGGTGGTGAAGTTATCGGCTTACTTGGTCAAAATGATATTGAAATAAGAGTTCCATCTTATAAAAAAGTAATGGCATATGAAATGCATGCTATGATTTTAAATTGTTTATGCCAATTAATTGAAAATACTTTGTTTATTCAACATGAATAA
- the gyrA gene encoding DNA topoisomerase (ATP-hydrolyzing) subunit A codes for MTELAKEITPVNIEDELKSSYLDYAMSVIVGRALPDVRDGLKPVHRRVLFAMHEAGYDWNKPYRKSARVVGDVIGKYHPHGDSAVYDTIVRMAQPFSLRYMLVDGQGNFGSVDGDSAAAMRYTEIRMQKFAGALLTDLDKETVDFSPNYDGSEMIPDVLPTRIPNLLINGSSGIAVGMATNIPPHNLSEVINGCLAFIEDENISVDGLMEHIHGPDFPTAALINGRKGIENAYRTGRGIIYIRSKATIEVDDHSGRETIIVNEIPYQVNKKKLIEKIAELVKDKKVEGISALRDESDKDGMRIVIEIKRDAVGEVVLNNLFSLTQLQVSFGINMVALHKGQPKLLNLREMIEAFVLHRREVVTRRTIYELRKARERAHVLEGLAIALANIDPIIELIRAASTPVEAKSKLLSQAWQLGNVAAMLEKAGNDAARPEDLAPEFGIRDGYYYLSEAQAQAILDLRLHRLTGLEHEKILDEYKQLLIQISELLHILASPERLMEVIHEELEAVRDQFQDARRTEITASSADINIEDLIAQEDVVVTLSHQGYVKYQPLSDYEAQRRGGKGKSATKIKEEDFVEKLLVANTHDTILCFSSRGRLYWMKVYQLPEASRGSRGRPIINLLPLEAGERITAILPVREFDDEHCVFMATAQGTVKKTSLNEFSRPRTGGIIAINLRDDDELIGVDLTSNETSDTVDDELNDDVIVDETDNDEEVSQISNTEDIMLFSANGKVVRFPANKVRCMGRTATGVRGIKLEGDDKVVSLIVPRGNGAILTATQNGYGKRTQQELYPTKSRATKGVISIKVSERNGKVVGAVQVDETDQIMLITDAGTLVRTRVSEVSIVGRNTQGVMLIRTADNEKVVGLQRIAETEEEENESDFSQGDERQSSAPESEE; via the coding sequence ATGACCGAACTAGCCAAAGAAATAACCCCCGTTAATATTGAAGATGAGCTAAAATCCTCTTATCTTGACTATGCAATGTCTGTCATTGTCGGGCGTGCTTTACCTGATGTACGCGATGGCTTAAAACCGGTCCATAGAAGGGTCCTTTTTGCCATGCATGAAGCAGGATACGATTGGAATAAACCTTATCGAAAATCTGCTCGTGTTGTTGGGGATGTTATTGGTAAATACCATCCACATGGTGACTCTGCTGTTTATGACACGATTGTACGTATGGCACAGCCATTTTCATTACGTTATATGTTAGTTGATGGTCAAGGAAACTTTGGTTCTGTTGATGGTGATTCGGCTGCGGCAATGCGTTACACCGAAATACGTATGCAAAAGTTTGCAGGTGCGTTATTGACTGATCTTGATAAAGAAACCGTTGATTTCTCGCCGAACTATGACGGCTCTGAAATGATCCCTGATGTATTGCCAACGCGTATTCCTAATTTACTGATAAATGGTTCTTCAGGTATTGCGGTTGGTATGGCAACAAATATCCCTCCTCATAATCTATCTGAAGTCATTAATGGTTGCCTTGCTTTTATTGAAGATGAAAATATTTCAGTTGATGGATTAATGGAACATATCCATGGCCCTGACTTTCCAACTGCTGCTTTAATTAATGGTCGAAAGGGTATTGAAAATGCCTACCGAACAGGACGTGGTATTATCTATATTCGTTCTAAAGCAACTATTGAAGTTGATGATCATAGTGGGCGTGAAACAATCATTGTTAATGAAATTCCGTATCAAGTTAACAAGAAAAAACTGATCGAGAAAATAGCTGAATTAGTTAAAGACAAAAAAGTTGAAGGTATCTCGGCGCTACGCGATGAATCTGACAAAGATGGGATGCGTATTGTTATTGAAATTAAACGAGATGCTGTCGGTGAGGTTGTATTAAATAACTTATTCTCATTGACACAATTGCAAGTCTCATTTGGTATCAATATGGTAGCCTTACACAAAGGGCAACCTAAACTTCTAAATTTACGTGAGATGATTGAAGCCTTTGTGCTTCATCGACGTGAAGTGGTAACTCGTAGAACTATCTATGAATTACGTAAAGCTCGTGAAAGAGCGCATGTTTTAGAAGGGTTAGCTATTGCACTTGCCAATATTGATCCTATTATTGAATTAATTCGTGCAGCCTCAACTCCAGTTGAAGCTAAAAGCAAATTATTATCTCAAGCTTGGCAGCTTGGTAATGTAGCAGCAATGCTCGAAAAAGCGGGTAACGATGCTGCTCGACCAGAAGATTTAGCGCCAGAATTTGGTATTCGTGATGGTTATTATTACCTATCAGAAGCACAAGCCCAGGCTATTTTAGATCTTCGTTTACATCGATTAACGGGTCTAGAACATGAAAAGATTTTGGATGAGTATAAACAATTACTGATTCAAATTAGTGAGTTACTGCACATTTTAGCAAGTCCAGAACGCTTAATGGAAGTGATTCATGAAGAGCTTGAAGCGGTTCGTGATCAATTCCAAGATGCAAGAAGAACTGAAATTACAGCAAGCAGTGCTGATATTAATATTGAGGATCTTATTGCTCAAGAAGATGTTGTTGTAACTCTCTCACACCAAGGCTATGTAAAATATCAGCCTTTATCTGATTACGAAGCTCAACGTCGAGGTGGCAAAGGTAAATCTGCAACTAAAATCAAAGAAGAAGATTTTGTTGAAAAATTACTTGTAGCTAATACCCACGATACGATTCTTTGTTTCTCAAGCCGCGGTCGTTTATATTGGATGAAAGTTTATCAACTACCTGAAGCAAGTCGTGGCTCACGTGGACGTCCAATTATTAATTTATTACCACTTGAAGCAGGTGAACGTATTACTGCGATTCTACCAGTTCGAGAATTTGACGATGAACACTGTGTATTTATGGCAACAGCTCAAGGTACCGTTAAGAAAACTTCATTAAATGAATTTAGTCGTCCAAGAACTGGTGGTATTATCGCAATTAATTTACGTGATGATGATGAATTAATCGGTGTTGATCTAACAAGTAATGAAACGTCTGATACTGTTGATGATGAACTCAATGACGATGTAATTGTTGATGAGACTGATAATGATGAAGAGGTCTCTCAAATCTCTAATACAGAAGATATTATGTTGTTCTCTGCTAATGGTAAAGTGGTTCGCTTCCCAGCCAATAAAGTTCGCTGTATGGGACGAACTGCGACAGGTGTTCGAGGTATTAAATTAGAAGGTGATGATAAAGTCGTATCACTGATTGTTCCACGAGGGAATGGTGCGATATTAACTGCAACGCAAAACGGTTATGGTAAACGTACACAACAAGAGTTATACCCAACCAAATCACGAGCGACTAAAGGTGTTATTTCTATCAAAGTGAGTGAAAGAAATGGTAAAGTCGTTGGTGCTGTTCAAGTTGATGAAACAGATCAAATTATGTTAATCACTGATGCAGGAACGCTTGTACGTACACGTGTCTCAGAAGTAAGTATTGTAGGTCGAAATACACAAGGTGTTATGCTTATTCGTACAGCAGATAACGAAAAAGTCGTTGGATTACAGAGAATAGCTGAAACTGAGGAGGAGGAAAATGAATCCGATTTTTCTCAAGGAGATGAACGGCAGAGTTCAGCTCCGGAGTCCGAAGAATAA